The following proteins are encoded in a genomic region of Sorangiineae bacterium MSr12523:
- a CDS encoding M1 family metallopeptidase — MKSVFKPVITKIAIGTIALAPMAACSTGDDASGLGYQGNKSDKGDTPRHDLPDTPGNNNVAKIDKSAKPMEMPDTIWPKNYKLWFRPDAALKTFTGRADVEIDVLEPVSAITVAARNLNFAKGRTTLRALPDASKVISLIPTPQTQGDFVQLRLSDGQIGPGKYQLHMEWDGKIQFSDAEYCPPDEVARNPLCSAATGIFKVGLSSPDGVTSDAIVTQGETNYARQWFPGWDEPAFRLTFEVTAEVPGAWKAVSNGAPNTPIPLPDGYQQVSFEKTPAMPTYLLFFGGGKFDTLEDNFTNPLDGSQVHLRWFTPPGHSTWANFAMQWTKESMDFYYKYTGIPQPFTKFDTITANDSYNNKPNTGFGGMENWGAIFEFANAVLTKPGDRPSPYAVYVVTHEIAHQWFGDLVTPDWWDDVWLNESFATWLGFRTVIEFHPEYMTFTDYANNKVGVFSADVRSTAVPVQRNLSDAGSFGFINPGIFVYTKGNYILQMLENYLGAEGMKKGLQIYLKNYGFGNATPARLWSSLEQGSGKKVADIGDSFIRQTGMPLVTIDAQCAGNKTYVSVKQEAFPNQNAYPASKWNIPLTLAYGNALQESKTIELSANAKQIELPGCTAVIANPTGLDYYVTNYSGPSWSALLAKVQAVANNKPLLSNIVNDASRLFNAGLISQAQFDQIKAVINLPAAPALSAESSMLTHSLHYQGDLMLRENASR, encoded by the coding sequence ATGAAATCGGTCTTCAAACCCGTCATCACGAAAATCGCGATTGGCACGATTGCGCTGGCCCCGATGGCCGCGTGCAGCACTGGGGATGACGCTTCCGGCCTTGGGTACCAAGGCAACAAAAGCGACAAAGGCGACACACCGCGCCACGATCTCCCGGACACCCCGGGAAATAACAACGTCGCCAAGATCGACAAGTCGGCCAAGCCCATGGAAATGCCCGACACGATCTGGCCGAAGAATTACAAACTGTGGTTCCGCCCTGATGCGGCGCTCAAGACCTTTACCGGAAGGGCGGACGTCGAAATCGACGTACTCGAACCCGTTAGCGCAATTACGGTCGCGGCGCGCAACCTCAATTTTGCCAAAGGTCGCACCACGTTGCGTGCACTGCCCGACGCGTCGAAGGTGATTTCGTTGATCCCGACCCCGCAGACGCAGGGCGATTTCGTCCAATTGCGCTTGAGCGACGGGCAGATTGGCCCGGGCAAGTACCAGTTGCACATGGAGTGGGATGGCAAAATCCAGTTCTCCGATGCGGAATACTGCCCGCCGGACGAGGTCGCACGCAATCCGCTTTGCTCCGCGGCCACGGGTATCTTCAAAGTTGGACTCTCCTCGCCCGACGGCGTGACGAGCGATGCAATCGTCACGCAGGGCGAAACGAACTATGCGCGCCAGTGGTTTCCCGGCTGGGACGAGCCGGCGTTCCGCTTGACCTTCGAGGTCACCGCCGAGGTGCCGGGAGCATGGAAAGCCGTGTCGAACGGCGCACCGAACACGCCCATCCCCTTGCCCGACGGCTACCAGCAGGTGTCGTTCGAGAAGACGCCGGCGATGCCGACCTATCTGCTCTTCTTCGGCGGCGGCAAATTCGATACCCTCGAGGACAATTTCACGAATCCGCTGGATGGGAGCCAAGTGCACCTGCGCTGGTTCACGCCGCCCGGCCACTCCACCTGGGCCAACTTCGCGATGCAGTGGACCAAGGAGTCGATGGACTTCTATTACAAATACACGGGCATTCCGCAGCCGTTCACCAAGTTCGACACGATCACGGCGAACGACAGCTACAACAACAAGCCCAACACGGGCTTTGGCGGCATGGAGAACTGGGGCGCCATCTTCGAGTTTGCCAATGCGGTGTTGACCAAGCCCGGCGACCGGCCCTCCCCGTATGCCGTCTATGTCGTGACCCATGAAATCGCGCATCAATGGTTCGGCGATCTGGTGACGCCGGACTGGTGGGACGATGTCTGGCTCAACGAATCGTTCGCGACCTGGCTCGGGTTCCGCACCGTGATCGAGTTCCACCCCGAGTACATGACCTTTACCGATTATGCAAACAACAAGGTCGGCGTATTCAGCGCGGACGTTCGCAGCACGGCGGTGCCGGTGCAACGCAACCTGAGCGATGCCGGCTCCTTCGGGTTCATCAATCCCGGCATCTTCGTCTACACCAAGGGCAATTACATCCTGCAGATGCTCGAGAATTATCTCGGCGCCGAAGGAATGAAGAAGGGACTCCAGATCTACCTGAAGAACTACGGCTTCGGGAACGCCACGCCGGCGCGGCTATGGAGTTCGCTCGAACAGGGCAGTGGCAAGAAGGTGGCCGACATCGGCGACAGCTTCATCCGCCAGACCGGTATGCCGCTGGTGACCATCGACGCCCAATGCGCGGGGAACAAGACCTATGTCTCGGTCAAGCAGGAGGCATTCCCCAATCAGAATGCGTATCCGGCGTCGAAGTGGAACATTCCTTTGACGCTTGCTTACGGCAATGCGCTGCAAGAGAGCAAGACCATCGAGCTGTCGGCCAACGCCAAGCAGATCGAATTGCCGGGCTGCACGGCGGTGATCGCCAATCCGACGGGTCTGGATTATTACGTGACGAACTACAGCGGCCCGTCGTGGAGCGCGCTGCTGGCCAAGGTGCAAGCGGTTGCCAACAACAAGCCGCTGCTCTCGAACATCGTCAACGATGCGTCGCGCCTGTTCAACGCCGGGCTCATTTCGCAAGCGCAGTTCGATCAGATCAAGGCTGTGATCAACTTGCCCGCCGCGCCGGCGCTTTCGGCGGAATCGTCGATGCTCACGCATTCGTTGCACTATCAGGGAGACCTGATGCTGCGCGAAAACGCGTCGCGCTGA
- the katG gene encoding catalase/peroxidase HPI, protein MATETKCPFHHALGGGTSNRDWWPTQLRLDLLHQHSAKSNPMGEDFDYAKEFASLDFAALKADLAALMTDSQSWWPADFGHYGPLFIRMAWHSAGTYRTGDGRGGGGRGQQRFAPLNSWPDNASLDKARRLLWPIKQKYGRKISWADLMILTGNVALETMGFKTFGFGAGREDVWEPDQDVYWGKETKWLGGDARYSGERDLENPLGAVQMGLIYVNPEGPNGNPDPIAAAKDIRETFARMAMDDEETVALIAGGHTFGKTHGAGAASHVGVDPEAGDLEAQGLGWKSGFNTGIGVDAITSGLEVTWTTTPTKWNNDFFKHLFGYEWELTKSPAGAHQWKPKGDAGAGTVPSAHDTSKRIAPAMLTTDLSLRFDPAYEKISRRFLEHPDQFADAFARAWFKLTHRDMGPRARYLGPEIPAEVLLWQDPLPAVDHPLIDDADVASLKGKILASGLSVSDLVSTAWASASSFRGSDKRGGANGARVRLAPQKDWAINRPARLATVLETLGAIQVEFNAAAAGGKKVSLADLIVLGGAAGIEQAAKNAGHTVIVPFTPGRTDASQEQTDAASFSVLEPVADGFRNYQKTRYVVPAEALLIDKSQLLTLTAPEMTVLVGGLRVLGANYDDSKHGVFTKTPGALTNDFFVNLLDMGIEWKAVSDEKEVFEGRDRKSGELRWTATRVDLVFGSNAQLRALAEVYGSSDGQPSFLHDFVAAWTKVMNLDRFDIR, encoded by the coding sequence ATGGCAACCGAGACCAAGTGCCCTTTCCATCACGCGCTCGGCGGCGGCACTTCGAACCGCGATTGGTGGCCGACGCAGCTCCGGCTCGATCTCCTGCATCAGCATTCTGCCAAGTCCAATCCCATGGGGGAGGACTTCGACTACGCCAAAGAGTTCGCTAGCCTCGATTTCGCCGCGCTGAAGGCGGATCTCGCGGCGCTGATGACGGACTCGCAGTCGTGGTGGCCGGCGGACTTCGGTCACTACGGACCGCTGTTCATTCGCATGGCGTGGCATAGTGCCGGCACCTACCGCACCGGCGATGGCCGTGGCGGTGGCGGGCGCGGTCAACAGCGCTTTGCGCCGCTCAATAGCTGGCCGGACAATGCAAGCCTCGACAAAGCACGCCGGTTGCTCTGGCCGATCAAGCAGAAATACGGCCGCAAAATCTCGTGGGCCGACCTGATGATCCTCACGGGCAACGTCGCGCTCGAGACGATGGGGTTCAAGACCTTTGGATTCGGCGCGGGCCGTGAAGACGTCTGGGAACCGGATCAGGACGTGTACTGGGGCAAGGAGACGAAGTGGCTCGGTGGCGATGCGCGCTACTCGGGCGAGCGTGACCTCGAGAACCCGCTCGGGGCCGTCCAGATGGGACTCATTTACGTCAACCCGGAGGGACCGAATGGGAACCCGGATCCCATTGCGGCCGCGAAGGACATCCGCGAAACGTTCGCGCGCATGGCGATGGATGACGAGGAAACCGTCGCGCTCATCGCCGGCGGCCACACCTTCGGCAAGACGCACGGCGCCGGTGCAGCGTCGCACGTGGGGGTCGATCCGGAAGCGGGGGACCTCGAAGCACAGGGCCTGGGCTGGAAGAGCGGATTCAATACCGGCATCGGCGTCGACGCGATCACCAGCGGTCTCGAAGTGACCTGGACCACCACGCCGACGAAGTGGAACAACGACTTTTTCAAGCACCTGTTCGGCTACGAGTGGGAGCTCACCAAGAGCCCCGCGGGTGCGCACCAATGGAAGCCGAAAGGCGATGCCGGCGCAGGCACCGTCCCCTCGGCGCACGACACGTCCAAGCGCATCGCGCCCGCGATGCTGACGACGGACCTGTCGCTTCGCTTCGATCCTGCGTACGAGAAGATCTCGCGTCGCTTCCTGGAGCACCCCGATCAATTCGCCGATGCATTCGCGCGTGCCTGGTTCAAGCTCACCCACCGCGACATGGGACCGCGCGCACGCTACCTCGGGCCCGAGATCCCGGCCGAGGTGCTTCTTTGGCAGGACCCGCTCCCCGCCGTGGATCATCCGCTCATCGACGATGCGGACGTCGCTTCGCTCAAGGGCAAGATCCTCGCATCGGGCCTTTCCGTCTCGGATCTCGTGTCGACGGCATGGGCGTCGGCGTCATCCTTCCGCGGCTCGGACAAGCGCGGTGGTGCGAACGGCGCGCGCGTTCGGCTCGCGCCTCAGAAAGACTGGGCGATCAATCGGCCCGCTCGGCTGGCGACCGTGCTGGAGACGCTCGGGGCCATTCAGGTCGAATTCAATGCAGCGGCTGCCGGTGGCAAAAAGGTGTCGCTCGCGGATCTGATTGTGCTCGGCGGCGCTGCCGGCATCGAACAGGCGGCGAAGAATGCCGGCCATACGGTGATCGTTCCCTTCACACCGGGGCGGACTGACGCCTCGCAGGAACAGACCGATGCCGCGTCGTTCTCCGTCCTGGAGCCGGTCGCGGACGGGTTCCGCAATTACCAGAAGACGCGATACGTCGTGCCCGCCGAGGCCCTTCTCATCGACAAATCGCAGCTCCTCACGCTGACGGCACCCGAAATGACCGTGCTCGTGGGCGGGCTTCGCGTGCTCGGCGCCAATTACGACGATTCGAAGCACGGTGTCTTTACGAAGACGCCGGGGGCGCTGACCAATGACTTCTTCGTGAACCTTCTCGACATGGGCATCGAATGGAAGGCCGTGTCGGACGAGAAGGAGGTGTTCGAAGGCCGCGATCGCAAGTCCGGCGAGCTGCGGTGGACCGCCACGCGCGTCGATCTGGTCTTCGGTTCCAACGCCCAGCTCCGAGCCCTCGCCGAGGTTTATGGCAGCTCGGACGGGCAGCCGTCGTTCCTCCACGATTTCGTGGCGGCGTGGACGAAGGTGATGAACCTGGATCGGTTCGACATTCGCTGA
- a CDS encoding peroxiredoxin family protein, whose protein sequence is MLPIGAQAPRISLLDQDGKAVNVSVPGEPVLFVVFRGVWCAYCRSELARLAREVPRFAQSNVHVYGISGDPPEALLRNKERQRLPFPLLSDPERKLTHICDFSMHCLLLFDGDGTLRWGGLNDSWRRPPPYESILQAAYRLAP, encoded by the coding sequence GTGTTGCCGATCGGGGCACAGGCGCCGCGGATCTCGCTTTTGGACCAAGATGGCAAGGCCGTGAACGTAAGCGTACCGGGCGAACCCGTGTTGTTCGTGGTCTTTCGCGGCGTCTGGTGCGCCTACTGCCGCTCGGAGCTCGCGCGCCTCGCCCGCGAGGTCCCCCGCTTCGCGCAGAGCAACGTGCACGTCTATGGCATCAGCGGAGATCCTCCGGAGGCGCTCTTGCGGAACAAAGAGCGGCAACGATTGCCCTTCCCGTTGCTCTCCGACCCTGAACGCAAACTCACGCACATATGCGATTTTTCGATGCACTGCCTCTTACTCTTCGACGGAGACGGGACATTGCGCTGGGGAGGCCTCAACGACAGCTGGCGCAGACCACCACCTTACGAGAGCATCCTGCAGGCGGCGTATCGCCTCGCCCCTTAG
- a CDS encoding amidase: MSPHDCTRRRFLQHGLALAGIGLSSGTVLSCVAAAGRGAQAGQSNAVTPRESPLMSGAELGRAFEAGKISPVDALEFYLAKAAKAEGVFISLTPDRARSEAKAAAERWRRGTPLGPLDGVPIAWKDLFDIRDTVTTAGAAVFANHPPAQADAKLVAMASRAGLVCLGKTNLVEFAFSGIGINPHFGTPRNPYDARTARVPGGSSSGSAVAVATGTVPLAMGTDTAGSIRVPAAFNGLVGFKSSSQHYSREGVFPLSRTLDSLGPLTHNVEDAILLDGIFRGRENAALRRPPAADLGQQRFVVDDVILQDARVEPSVRTNLERALEAFRSRGARIERRRVDSLHEVSGLIERYGWLAAPEALAIHESLLLSKDAERMDPRVRKRLESARNFRASDYVNLSWAREALIPRIRHELRGAVLVLPTVAHVAPELAPLEKDMDLFFKTNLATLRLTMLGSFLDMPGVALPTGVDGAGLPTSLLLSMPSGEDETLLPIALAAERVSRST, translated from the coding sequence ATGAGCCCACACGACTGCACACGCCGGCGTTTCCTTCAGCACGGTCTCGCCCTCGCGGGCATCGGTCTGTCGTCTGGCACAGTCCTCTCTTGTGTGGCGGCGGCGGGTCGCGGTGCGCAGGCCGGCCAATCGAACGCGGTCACACCGAGGGAGAGCCCGCTGATGAGCGGAGCGGAGCTCGGTCGCGCGTTCGAGGCAGGCAAGATCTCGCCCGTCGACGCGCTCGAGTTCTATCTTGCGAAGGCCGCCAAAGCGGAGGGCGTGTTCATCTCACTCACGCCGGATCGCGCGCGCTCCGAGGCCAAGGCGGCAGCCGAACGTTGGCGGCGCGGGACGCCGCTGGGGCCGCTCGATGGAGTGCCCATTGCTTGGAAAGATTTGTTCGATATTCGGGACACCGTGACGACCGCAGGGGCGGCCGTATTTGCGAATCATCCCCCGGCGCAGGCCGATGCAAAGCTCGTCGCAATGGCTTCCCGCGCGGGCTTGGTCTGCCTCGGGAAGACCAATTTGGTGGAATTCGCCTTTTCGGGAATTGGCATCAATCCTCACTTTGGCACGCCGCGCAATCCGTACGATGCGCGCACCGCGCGCGTGCCGGGAGGATCCTCGTCCGGCTCCGCGGTGGCGGTTGCGACGGGCACCGTTCCCTTGGCGATGGGCACCGACACGGCGGGATCCATTCGAGTCCCGGCAGCGTTCAACGGTCTCGTTGGATTCAAATCTTCGAGCCAGCACTACTCACGCGAAGGCGTATTTCCACTTTCGCGTACACTCGACTCCTTGGGTCCTCTGACCCATAACGTGGAGGATGCCATCCTCCTCGATGGCATTTTTCGTGGCCGAGAAAACGCAGCGCTCCGGCGTCCTCCTGCTGCAGATCTGGGCCAGCAACGCTTCGTCGTGGACGACGTCATCCTGCAAGATGCCCGCGTCGAGCCCAGTGTTCGAACGAACCTCGAGCGCGCCCTCGAGGCGTTCCGCAGCCGCGGTGCCCGCATCGAACGGCGCCGGGTGGATTCGTTGCACGAGGTATCGGGGCTCATCGAGCGCTATGGCTGGCTGGCCGCTCCCGAGGCCCTCGCCATCCACGAATCCTTGCTCCTTTCGAAGGACGCGGAACGCATGGACCCCCGCGTTCGAAAAAGGTTGGAAAGCGCACGCAATTTCCGAGCAAGCGATTACGTGAACCTCTCGTGGGCCCGCGAAGCGCTGATCCCGAGAATTCGTCACGAGCTCCGTGGCGCCGTGCTGGTCCTTCCGACCGTCGCCCATGTCGCCCCCGAATTGGCGCCGCTGGAAAAGGACATGGACCTGTTCTTCAAAACGAACCTGGCAACCCTGCGCCTCACCATGCTGGGAAGCTTCCTCGATATGCCGGGCGTCGCCCTTCCCACGGGCGTCGATGGCGCGGGATTGCCCACCAGCCTGCTCCTTTCGATGCCCAGCGGCGAGGATGAAACCTTGCTGCCCATCGCCCTCGCCGCGGAGCGCGTGAGTCGGTCGACCTGA
- a CDS encoding VOC family protein yields the protein MTQRHKDRQINFIELPARDVAASKKFYSAIFGWTYQDYGDDYADICDAGISAGLNGEPDSAAKKPLVIMYSSNLEDARARVVKAGGKITKDIFSFPGGRRFHFTDPSGNELAIWSDAGIE from the coding sequence ATGACCCAGCGCCACAAAGATCGCCAGATCAATTTCATCGAGCTGCCCGCCCGCGATGTCGCCGCCTCCAAAAAGTTCTACTCGGCGATCTTTGGCTGGACGTACCAAGACTACGGTGACGACTACGCAGACATCTGCGACGCAGGAATCTCCGCCGGTCTCAATGGCGAACCTGACTCCGCCGCCAAAAAGCCCCTGGTCATCATGTATTCGTCCAATCTCGAAGACGCGCGCGCACGCGTCGTCAAGGCGGGCGGCAAAATCACCAAAGACATTTTCTCATTCCCCGGCGGCCGCCGGTTTCACTTCACCGATCCCTCGGGAAACGAACTCGCCATCTGGTCCGACGCCGGCATCGAATAA
- a CDS encoding GFA family protein yields the protein MSDPSYRGTCFCGAVEIRVTGTPKAMGYCHCASCRAWSAAPVNAFSLWSPESVSVTKGAEHVGEFHKTPQSHRQFCRVCGGHILAQHPPWNLVDVYSAVIPDFEHRPALHVNYQEKVLSVRDGLPKFKDLPKDFGGSGEMLPE from the coding sequence ATGAGCGATCCGAGCTATCGAGGTACCTGTTTTTGCGGAGCGGTCGAGATTCGCGTGACCGGGACGCCCAAGGCGATGGGCTACTGCCATTGCGCGTCCTGCCGCGCCTGGTCCGCGGCGCCCGTGAATGCGTTTTCATTGTGGAGTCCAGAAAGCGTGAGCGTCACCAAGGGAGCGGAGCACGTGGGCGAATTTCACAAGACGCCGCAGAGCCATCGGCAATTTTGCAGGGTGTGCGGCGGGCACATTCTGGCCCAGCACCCACCGTGGAATCTCGTCGACGTGTACTCGGCCGTGATTCCCGATTTCGAGCATCGCCCTGCCTTGCATGTCAATTACCAAGAAAAGGTCCTCTCGGTGCGAGACGGGCTTCCCAAGTTCAAAGACTTGCCCAAAGATTTTGGCGGCTCGGGCGAAATGCTGCCCGAGTGA
- a CDS encoding cytochrome B6: MKCLLGVSSSLLFAAVLAACSDGAVTSSNAQDSVYDRVFPNPTMPQPTLDDFNGDFAKFMANAKVLKPEIERRQLSLLEMRYDLSNRPSTSCKMSRGKPAQAGIRVKLPPGVTWQQLASMTPAAIKSADLFPAGFFPLPHVNHQEGGMVFPASTIADLKQQTGRDLQRFDLDFDIPEHFLAEFPAAMFLSTRKDLGDVSRGQLITTENFYVLFKDILNPKQLDGMRLLLTPFAQAQFNLTTDRRSERPSLGVSCFDCHINGSTNGAFHLVGDIRPQAMRNRIDTPALRGTNIQQIFGSQRGLESVEDFTEFEQRAAYFDGDPEAATRKGVNTLDRATQVHAMAEMIRIIDFPPSNLDVFGKLDRHHASNAELRGESLFFGKAKCASCHDGAGFTDNSMHDLQAERFFNHRMVNGQQTKDDGPIKTFSLRGIKDTPPYLHDGRLLTLEDTVEFFNLILGLRLSTAEKEDLVSYLCAL; encoded by the coding sequence ATGAAATGTTTGCTCGGTGTTAGCTCTTCGCTGCTGTTCGCCGCAGTCCTTGCCGCATGCAGCGACGGTGCCGTCACGAGTTCCAACGCGCAGGACTCCGTATACGATCGTGTGTTTCCGAATCCCACGATGCCGCAGCCGACACTCGATGACTTCAACGGAGATTTCGCCAAGTTCATGGCGAATGCCAAGGTTCTGAAGCCGGAAATCGAACGACGGCAGCTGTCGCTGCTGGAGATGCGTTACGATTTGTCGAATCGTCCTTCCACTTCGTGCAAGATGTCGCGCGGAAAGCCCGCACAAGCGGGGATTCGCGTCAAGCTTCCCCCCGGCGTCACATGGCAGCAGCTTGCCTCCATGACGCCCGCGGCCATCAAGTCAGCCGATCTGTTCCCTGCGGGGTTTTTCCCCTTGCCTCACGTGAACCATCAAGAGGGGGGAATGGTGTTTCCGGCGTCGACCATCGCCGATCTCAAACAGCAGACCGGACGCGACCTCCAGCGCTTCGATTTGGATTTCGACATTCCCGAGCATTTCCTGGCCGAGTTTCCCGCGGCGATGTTCCTGAGTACGCGAAAAGATCTCGGGGACGTCTCGCGTGGACAATTGATCACCACCGAGAATTTCTACGTCCTGTTCAAGGATATTCTAAATCCGAAGCAGCTCGACGGAATGCGCCTTTTGCTCACACCCTTTGCTCAGGCGCAATTCAATCTGACCACGGATCGACGCTCGGAGCGTCCCAGCCTGGGTGTTTCCTGCTTCGATTGCCACATCAATGGCTCCACCAACGGCGCATTTCACCTGGTGGGGGACATTCGTCCCCAGGCCATGCGCAACCGCATCGATACTCCTGCGCTCCGCGGAACCAACATCCAGCAGATCTTCGGCTCGCAGCGAGGACTCGAGAGCGTGGAGGATTTCACCGAGTTCGAACAACGCGCGGCCTACTTCGACGGCGATCCCGAGGCGGCGACCCGCAAAGGCGTCAACACGCTCGATCGCGCGACGCAGGTTCATGCCATGGCGGAAATGATACGCATCATCGACTTTCCGCCTTCGAATCTTGACGTCTTCGGCAAACTCGATCGCCATCATGCAAGCAATGCAGAATTGCGCGGCGAAAGTTTGTTCTTCGGCAAAGCCAAGTGCGCTTCCTGTCACGATGGCGCCGGGTTCACCGACAATTCCATGCACGATCTCCAGGCTGAACGATTCTTCAACCATCGCATGGTCAACGGACAGCAAACGAAGGACGACGGTCCGATCAAGACATTCAGCCTGCGCGGAATCAAAGATACGCCTCCCTATCTCCACGACGGGCGGCTTCTCACCCTCGAGGATACCGTGGAGTTCTTCAATCTCATCTTGGGTCTCCGACTCTCGACGGCCGAGAAGGAAGATCTCGTCTCCTACCTCTGCGCTCTGTGA
- a CDS encoding multicopper oxidase domain-containing protein, translating to MNIVTMTRVLTLAGLVGASFLSGCSDAPQLREGPVARTKMNFDKKVVPNAPKHTSYDPNRVFTNPLRIPEEATPEETASAQAPGTTGDATSGSATYYRLSIRATNVQLLPGPPTPMVGFAGRFPGPTLKAERGIPTVVTQANDWIENVTIHNHGHKVSAESDGHPVDYILPGKHKNYYYPNDQRAGTYWYHDHTMDLTGAHVYAGLAGFYIIHDRAEDVLNLPSGSYDVPLLLQDRTFKANNELDYFGNPHGWGGPTPVINGTVNPVLNVAARKYRLRLLNGCNARTLNLHFSVQGKPVPFQLIASDGGLLEAPVPMKAITITPGERYDVVMDFANFPVNTVMDLLNDDDPGIEPLLPALMQFKVTHTEVDRATVPPRLSTIDRLHEKDAVVFGTVELGVSADGETWTLNGTTYDPARIDIRSKRDKVTIWTLKNATEFTHPFHKHLVQFTVLDINGQPPPPELAGWKDTVGVPGNGSMRIIFKNEQFSGTYVLHCHRLEHEDHRMMIQESVEP from the coding sequence ATGAACATCGTGACGATGACACGAGTGTTGACGCTGGCGGGGCTCGTGGGAGCGAGCTTTCTCTCGGGGTGTTCCGACGCGCCCCAGCTTCGCGAGGGTCCGGTCGCCCGCACCAAGATGAACTTCGACAAGAAAGTCGTCCCCAATGCTCCCAAGCACACGTCCTACGATCCAAATCGTGTGTTCACCAACCCCCTGCGTATCCCCGAGGAGGCGACGCCCGAGGAGACGGCTTCCGCGCAGGCGCCTGGGACCACAGGGGATGCGACATCAGGGTCGGCCACGTACTACAGGCTATCGATACGAGCCACGAACGTGCAATTGCTGCCTGGCCCTCCCACCCCCATGGTGGGCTTCGCGGGGCGGTTCCCCGGGCCGACCCTCAAGGCGGAGCGCGGGATCCCGACGGTCGTCACGCAGGCCAATGACTGGATCGAAAACGTGACCATTCACAATCATGGACACAAAGTCTCTGCCGAGAGCGACGGGCACCCCGTCGACTACATCCTGCCCGGGAAGCACAAAAACTATTACTATCCCAACGATCAGCGCGCCGGCACCTATTGGTACCACGATCATACGATGGACTTGACGGGCGCCCACGTCTACGCCGGCCTCGCGGGCTTCTACATCATCCACGACAGGGCTGAAGATGTCCTAAACCTGCCCTCCGGCTCCTACGACGTCCCCTTGCTCCTTCAGGACAGGACCTTCAAGGCGAACAACGAACTCGATTACTTTGGCAACCCGCATGGCTGGGGAGGTCCCACGCCCGTCATCAACGGCACCGTCAACCCTGTATTGAATGTCGCCGCCCGCAAATACCGGCTCCGGCTCCTCAATGGATGCAATGCGCGTACGCTCAACTTGCATTTCAGTGTCCAGGGAAAGCCGGTTCCCTTCCAACTGATCGCCTCCGACGGCGGCTTGCTCGAGGCCCCCGTCCCCATGAAGGCCATCACCATCACCCCTGGGGAGCGTTACGACGTCGTCATGGACTTCGCGAACTTCCCCGTGAATACGGTGATGGATCTCCTGAACGATGACGATCCCGGCATCGAACCGCTCTTACCGGCGCTGATGCAGTTCAAGGTCACCCACACCGAGGTCGATCGCGCCACCGTTCCGCCCAGGCTCTCCACGATCGATCGGCTGCACGAGAAAGATGCCGTGGTCTTTGGTACCGTCGAACTCGGGGTGAGCGCCGACGGTGAAACCTGGACCCTCAACGGCACCACCTACGATCCTGCCCGCATCGACATCCGGTCCAAGCGCGACAAGGTCACCATCTGGACCTTGAAAAACGCTACGGAATTCACGCACCCCTTCCACAAGCACCTCGTGCAGTTCACCGTCCTCGACATCAACGGCCAGCCGCCTCCCCCCGAGTTGGCCGGATGGAAGGACACGGTCGGAGTGCCCGGCAATGGCTCGATGCGCATCATCTTCAAGAATGAGCAGTTCTCCGGGACCTACGTGCTCCACTGCCACCGGCTCGAGCACGAGGACCACCGGATGATGATCCAAGAGAGCGTGGAACCGTGA